A window of Ananas comosus cultivar F153 linkage group 4, ASM154086v1, whole genome shotgun sequence contains these coding sequences:
- the LOC109708970 gene encoding uncharacterized protein LOC109708970 isoform X2, with protein MRPLPLKLLSLLSLLLFLLVLVSYPSPLALIRSSAPPKLPFRSSDLLPLLPWRLARPILGSLRSAIDLLPAFVGAASSPGDSVEWKGACFYENRAWLEYHNESGSPFGGGTLHIKTSNAHSWTCMDLYVFATPYRVTWDYYFLSREHTLDFKEWEGEAEYEYVKHNGVSIFLMPSGMIGTLRALVDIFPLFTNTQWGENKNLAFLKKHMGATFEERPQPWVSEINADDLHSGDFLALSKIRGRWGGFETLEKWVTGAYAGHTAVCLRDAEGKLWVAESGHENEKGEDVIAILPWEEWWDFEVNKDDSNPHIALLPLHPDMRAKFNETAAWEYANSMSGLPYGYHNMIFSWIDTISGNYPPPLDAHVVASFMTMWTKLQPAYAGNMWNEALNKRLGTEGLDLAEIMVESEKQGISFEKLLTIPEQDDWVYIDGKSTSCVVFILGMYKEAGLFEPYSSSIQVSEFTIKDAYSLNFFEDNTTRLPEWCNKDDTVKLPFCQIKGRYRMEFPDYNIMQPYPHMNEKCPSLPPNYVRSNYC; from the exons ATGAGGCCTCTCCCTCtcaaactcctctctctcctctctctcctcctcttcctcctcgtcctcgtctcTTATCCCTCGCCTCTCGCCCTAATTCGCTCCTCCGCGCCTCCCAAACTGCCCTTCCGCTCCTCCGACCTCCTCCCGCTCCTTCCATGGCGCCTCGCGCGGCCGATCCTCGGATCCCTCCGCAGCGCCATCGACCTCCTCCCCGCCTTCGTcggcgccgcctcctcccccGGCGACTCCGTCGAGTGGAAGGGCGCGTGCTTCTACGAGAACAGGGCGTGGTTGGAGTACCACAACGAGAGCGGATCCCCATTCGGGGGCGGCACACTCCATATCAAG ACAAGCAATGCTCATAGTTGGACATGCATGGATCTTTATGTCTTTGCAACTCCGTACCGCGTGACATGGGATTACTACTTTCTGTCGCGAGAACATACCCTTGATTTCAAAGAGTGGGAGGGGGAAGCTGAGTATGAATAT GTAAAACATAATGGAGTATCGATCTTCCTCATGCCATCTGGGATGATCGGCACCCTACGTGCTCTGGTGGACATTTTCCCTTTGTTTACAAATACTCAATGGGGTGAAAATAAGAATCTTGCTTTCCTTAAAAAACATATGGGGGCGACATTTGAGGAAAGACCGCAACCATGGGTTTCAGAGATAAATGCCGACGATCTTCACTCTGGGGACTTTTTAGCTCTATCGAAAATTCGTGGGCGGTGGGGTGGTTTTGAAACCCTAGAGAAGTGGGTCACTGGAGCTTATGCTGGGCACACTGCTGTTTGCCTTAGGGATGCTGAAGGAAAGCTTTGGGTCGCAGAGTCTGGCCATGAGAATGAGAAG GGAGAAGATGTTATTGCAATTCTGCCTTGGGAGGAGTGGTGGGACTTTGAGGTGAACAAAGATGACTCAAACCCTCATATCGCGTTGCTTCCTCTGCATCCTGATATGCGGGCCAAATTCAACGAAACTGCCGCTTGGGAGTATGCAAATAGCATGTCAGGGTTGCCTTACGGCTATCATAATATGATCTTTAGTTGGATTGATACCATAAGTGGGAACTACCCACCACCCTTAGATGCACATGTG GTTGCCTCTTTTATGACCATGTGGACTAAGCTCCAGCCAGCTTATGCTGGTAATATGTGGAATGAAGCCCTGAACAAACGACTTGGAACTGAG GGTCTTGATCTAGCTGAAATCATGGTTGAATCAGAAAAGCAAGGGATATCATTTGAGAAGTTGCTGACTATCCCTGAACAGGATGATTGGGTTTACATCGATGGAAAATCGACATCTTGTGTCGTGTTCATTCTTGGAATGTACAAGGAGGCTGGACTTTTTGAACCATATTCCAGTTCCATACAAGTCAGTGAATTCACT ATAAAAGATGCATACTCTCTCAACTTTTTCGAAGACAACACAACCCGCTTGCCTGAATGGTGCAACAAAGACGATACTGTGAAGCTCCCCTTTTGTCAAATTAAGGGAAGGTATCGGATGGAATTTCCAGACTACAATATAATGCAGCCATACCCTCACATGAATGAAAAGTGCCCCTCCCTACCGCCAAATTATGTGAGATCTAACTATTGCTGA